From the genome of Seriola aureovittata isolate HTS-2021-v1 ecotype China chromosome 6, ASM2101889v1, whole genome shotgun sequence, one region includes:
- the prdx6 gene encoding peroxiredoxin-6: MPGLLLGDEFPNFEADTTIGKIKFHDFLGSSWGVLFSHPRDFTPVCTTELACAAKISDEFKKRGVKMIALSIDSVEDHRNWSKDVMAFNNEADSTLPFPIIADDKRELAVQLGMLDPDERDKDGLPLTARCVFVIGPDKKLKLSILYPATTGRNFDELLRVIDSLQLTAQKKVATPVDWKPGDKVMVIPTLSEAEAAALFPNGVTTKEVPSGKKYLRYTQL; encoded by the exons ATGCCTGGACTTCTGCTTGGAGACGAGTTCCCCAACTTCGAGGCCGACACCACCATCGGCAAGATCAAGTTCCACGACTTCCTGGGCAGCTC GTGGGGTGTCCTGTTCTCCCACCCAAGAGACTTCACTCCTGTCTGCACCACTGAGTTGGCCTGCGCCGCTAAGATCAGTGATGAGTTCAAGAAACGAGGTGTGAAGATGATTGCTCTGTCCATTGACAGTGTTGAGGATCACCGCAACTGGAGCAAG GATGTGATGGCATTTAACAATGAGGCTGACAGCACCCTGCCCTTCCCCATCATCGCTGATGACAAGAGAGAGCTGGCCGTCCAGCTGGGCATGCTGGACCCTGATGAGAGAGACAAGGATGGATTGCCCCTCACTGCTCGCTGT GTCTTTGTGATCGGCCCCGACAAGAAGCTGAAGCTGTCCATCCTCTACCCCGCCACCACAGGGAGGAACTTTGACGAACTGCTCAGAGTTATCGACTCTCTGCAGCTCACCGCACAGAAGAAGGTTGCCACACCGGTCGACTGGAAG CCTGGTGACAAAGTCATGGTCATTCCCACACTCTCTGAGGcggaagctgctgctctcttccCCAACGGTGTGACAACCAAAGAGGTACCGTCTGGGAAGAAATACTTGCGCTACACCCAGCTCTGA
- the plpp6 gene encoding polyisoprenoid diphosphate/phosphate phosphohydrolase PLPP6, giving the protein MPSPKAKNPGRSGGSPVLGSSNGRYEFMSLTKPLNRSSPPSLLQRQGSDPTTARLRASESPTRRRGSSSSTGSGSGQGLPEEDGIRLNPSFIRVALSSLLAIDLWLSKRLGVCACEDSSWGSVRPLMKLIEISGHGIPWLAGTAYCMYKSDSAAGQEVMLNLLMGLLLDLVLVAIVKAVVRRRRPAHNRMDMFATFSVDRYSFPSGHATRAAMCGRFLLAHLVLAAPLRVLVLLWAGLVGLSRVLLGRHNVTDVMFGFWMGYWQYNLVEMLWLSPQTLQGLLGQLA; this is encoded by the exons ATGCCTTCTCCCAAAGCTAAAAACCCCGGTCGCAGCGGAGGAAGTCCGGTGCTCGGCAGCTCTAACGGCCGTTACGAGTTCATGTCACTGACGAAGCCGCTGAACCGGTCCTCACCGCCGAGCCTCCTCCAGCGGCAGGGCTCCGACCCGACCACCGCCCGGCTCCGAGCCTCGGAGAGCCCCACTCGGCGCCGGGGCTCCAGCTCCTCCACGGGCTCGGGAAGCGGTCAGGGGCTGCCAGAAGAGGACGGTATACGGCTCAACCCGTCCTTCATCCGCGTAGCACTCAGCTCCCTGCTCGCCATCGACCTGTGGCTGTCCAAGCGGCTGGGGGTGTGTGCCTGCGAGGACTCGTCCTGGGGAAGTGTGCGCCCGTTAATGAAACTGATAGAGATATCGGGACATGGCATCCCCTGGCTGGCTGGCACCGCCTACTGTATGTACAAGAGTGACAGTGCTGCAGGACAAGAAGTCATGCTCAACCTCTTAATGG GCCTGCTGTTGGATCTGGTCCTGGTTGCCATTGTTAAAGCAGTGGTGCGTAGGCGTCGGCCCGCACATAACCGTATGGACATGTTCGCCACCTTTTCTGTGGATCGCTACTCCTTTCCTTCCGGCCATGCCACCCGTGCCGCCATGTGCGGGCGGTTCCTGCTGGCTCACCTCGTGCTTGCGGCCCCGCTGAGGGTCCTCGTCCTGCTCTGGGCCGGCCTGGTCGGGCTGAGCCGAGTGCTGCTGGGCAGGCACAACGTGACTGATGTGATGTTTGGGTTCTGGATGGGGTATTGGCAGTACAACCTGGTGGAGATGCTGTGGCTCTCACCTCAAACCCTGCAAGGGCTGCTGGGACAGTTAGCTTAA
- the LOC130171036 gene encoding flavin-containing monooxygenase 5-like isoform X1, with protein sequence MVQRVAVIGAGPSGLTAMKACLDEGMVPTCFESSDDMGGLWKFKEVSEPNRASIYRSLTINISKEMMCYSDFPIPADYPNYMHHSKILKYFRMYAEHFKLLEHIRFQTSVKSVRQRSDFARTGQWEVVTETRDGQEERHVFDAVICCAGHYTYPNLPLKDFPGIETFEGKYFHSWDYKGPEDMYGKRVVVIGIGNSGGDIAVEASRVADQVYVSTRRGAWVIRQVSDNGLPVDMKYNTRFVHILFQLLPINFLNWFGEKKLNAMYDHTMYALKPTHRLFSQIPVINDDLPLKILCGSVIVKPNVKEIRGSTVVFDDGSVVEKVDTIVFATGYNYDFPFLPSSALYKSGHRVGLYKHIFPPNSEHPTLAVVGFIHALGAIMPQAEMQARWVARVFKGHKKLPSNKAMIKAVEKDTKDIDKNYIVSKLTPLQVDFVSYMDDIAGEVGVRPSLPWLFFTDYALFKRVLWGPVTAYQYRLMGPGKWEGARRAIFTQFDRMYQPLKTRQLVEQEPSNSGRLIKLSLTLMAGGAAAYYVHVHNPTTISTLLSKLHPHTV encoded by the exons ATGGTGCAAAGAGTAGCAGTGATCGGGGCCGGCCCCAGTGGCCTGACCGCCATGAAGGCTTGTCTGGATGAGGGCATGGTGCCAACCTGCTTCGAAAGCAGTGATGACATGGGCGGACTGTGGAAGTTCAAG gaAGTGTCTGAGCCAAACAGAGCCAGTATCTATCGTTCCCTCACGATCAACATTTCCAAGGAGATGATGTGCTACAGTGACTTCCCCATCCCTGCTGATTACCCCAACTACATGCACCACTCCAAAATCCTGAAATACTTCAGGATGTATGCAGAACACTTTAAACTGCTGGAACACATTCGCTTCCAG ACCTCAGTGAAGAGCGTCAGACAGAGATCAGACTTTGCTCGCACTGGTCAGTGGGAAGTGGTGACTGAGACCAGAGATGGACAGGAGGAGCGGCATGTCTTTGATGCAGTTATCTGCTGCGCCGGTCACTACACCTATCCTAACCTGCCACTCAAAGACTTCCCTG GAATTGAGACGTTTGAGGGAAAATACTTCCACAGCTGGGACTACAAGGGGCCTGAAGACATGTACGGGAAGAGAGTGGTGGTCATCGGCATCGGTAACTCAGGTGGTGACATCGCTGTGGAGGCCAGCCGAGTGGCAGATCAG GTGTATGTGAGCACTCGTCGCGGTGCTTGGGTTATCCGTCAGGTTTCTGACAACGGCCTGCCAGTGGACATGAAGTACAACACACGCTTTGTCCACATCTTGTTCCAGCTGCTGCCGATCAACTTCCTCAACTGGTTTGGTGAGAAGAAACTCAATGCCATGTATGACCACACCATGTATGCCCTCAAACCCACACACAG GCTCTTCAGTCAGATCCCGGTGATCAACGACGACCTGCCTTTAAAGATTCTGTGTGGGTCAGTCATTGTCAAACCAAATGTGAAAGAGATCCGCGGCTCCACCGTGGTCTTTGATGATGGCAGTGTTGTGGAAAAG GTGGATACAATTGTATTTGCCACAGGATACAACTACGATTTCCCCTTCCTGCCAAGCAGTGCTCTGTACAAGTCTGGGCACCGTGTGGGTCTGTATAAGCACATTTTCCCCCCCAACTCGGAGCACCCAACTCTGGCTGTTGTGGGTTTCATCCATGCTCTTGGAGCCATCATGCCTCAGGCTGAAATGCAGGCCCGCTGGGTCGCACGTGTTTTCAAAG GACATAAAAAGCTGCCCTCAAACAAGGCCATGATCAAGGCTGTTGAAAAGGACACCAAAGACATCGACAAAAA CTACATCGTGTCAAAGCTGACACCCCTGCAGGTGGACTTTGTTtcctacatggatgacatagCTGGAGAGGTCGGAGTGCGCCCAAGTCTCCCCTGGCTCTTCTTCACAGACTACGCACTGTTTAAGAGGGTTTTGTGGGGACCTGTCACGGCCTACCAGTACCGCTTGATGGGACCAGGGAAATGGGAAGGAGCCCGCAGGGCAATATTCACCCAGTTTGACCGCATGTACCAGCCCCTAAAAACCAGACAG CTGGTGGAGCAAGAGCCCTCAAATTCTGGCCGCCTGATTAAGCTGAGCCTGACCCTCATGGCCGGAGGAGCTGCTGCCTACTACGTCCATGTGCACAACCCAACCACCATCTCCACCCTGCTGTCCAAGCTCCATCCACATACAGTCTGA
- the LOC130171036 gene encoding flavin-containing monooxygenase 5-like isoform X2: protein MVQRVAVIGAGPSGLTAMKACLDEGMVPTCFESSDDMGGLWKFKAMSEPNRASIYRSLTINISKEMMCYSDFPIPADYPNYMHHSKILKYFRMYAEHFKLLEHIRFQTSVKSVRQRSDFARTGQWEVVTETRDGQEERHVFDAVICCAGHYTYPNLPLKDFPGIETFEGKYFHSWDYKGPEDMYGKRVVVIGIGNSGGDIAVEASRVADQVYVSTRRGAWVIRQVSDNGLPVDMKYNTRFVHILFQLLPINFLNWFGEKKLNAMYDHTMYALKPTHRLFSQIPVINDDLPLKILCGSVIVKPNVKEIRGSTVVFDDGSVVEKVDTIVFATGYNYDFPFLPSSALYKSGHRVGLYKHIFPPNSEHPTLAVVGFIHALGAIMPQAEMQARWVARVFKGHKKLPSNKAMIKAVEKDTKDIDKNYIVSKLTPLQVDFVSYMDDIAGEVGVRPSLPWLFFTDYALFKRVLWGPVTAYQYRLMGPGKWEGARRAIFTQFDRMYQPLKTRQLVEQEPSNSGRLIKLSLTLMAGGAAAYYVHVHNPTTISTLLSKLHPHTV, encoded by the exons ATGGTGCAAAGAGTAGCAGTGATCGGGGCCGGCCCCAGTGGCCTGACCGCCATGAAGGCTTGTCTGGATGAGGGCATGGTGCCAACCTGCTTCGAAAGCAGTGATGACATGGGCGGACTGTGGAAGTTCAAGGCAA TGTCTGAGCCAAACAGAGCCAGTATCTATCGTTCCCTCACGATCAACATTTCCAAGGAGATGATGTGCTACAGTGACTTCCCCATCCCTGCTGATTACCCCAACTACATGCACCACTCCAAAATCCTGAAATACTTCAGGATGTATGCAGAACACTTTAAACTGCTGGAACACATTCGCTTCCAG ACCTCAGTGAAGAGCGTCAGACAGAGATCAGACTTTGCTCGCACTGGTCAGTGGGAAGTGGTGACTGAGACCAGAGATGGACAGGAGGAGCGGCATGTCTTTGATGCAGTTATCTGCTGCGCCGGTCACTACACCTATCCTAACCTGCCACTCAAAGACTTCCCTG GAATTGAGACGTTTGAGGGAAAATACTTCCACAGCTGGGACTACAAGGGGCCTGAAGACATGTACGGGAAGAGAGTGGTGGTCATCGGCATCGGTAACTCAGGTGGTGACATCGCTGTGGAGGCCAGCCGAGTGGCAGATCAG GTGTATGTGAGCACTCGTCGCGGTGCTTGGGTTATCCGTCAGGTTTCTGACAACGGCCTGCCAGTGGACATGAAGTACAACACACGCTTTGTCCACATCTTGTTCCAGCTGCTGCCGATCAACTTCCTCAACTGGTTTGGTGAGAAGAAACTCAATGCCATGTATGACCACACCATGTATGCCCTCAAACCCACACACAG GCTCTTCAGTCAGATCCCGGTGATCAACGACGACCTGCCTTTAAAGATTCTGTGTGGGTCAGTCATTGTCAAACCAAATGTGAAAGAGATCCGCGGCTCCACCGTGGTCTTTGATGATGGCAGTGTTGTGGAAAAG GTGGATACAATTGTATTTGCCACAGGATACAACTACGATTTCCCCTTCCTGCCAAGCAGTGCTCTGTACAAGTCTGGGCACCGTGTGGGTCTGTATAAGCACATTTTCCCCCCCAACTCGGAGCACCCAACTCTGGCTGTTGTGGGTTTCATCCATGCTCTTGGAGCCATCATGCCTCAGGCTGAAATGCAGGCCCGCTGGGTCGCACGTGTTTTCAAAG GACATAAAAAGCTGCCCTCAAACAAGGCCATGATCAAGGCTGTTGAAAAGGACACCAAAGACATCGACAAAAA CTACATCGTGTCAAAGCTGACACCCCTGCAGGTGGACTTTGTTtcctacatggatgacatagCTGGAGAGGTCGGAGTGCGCCCAAGTCTCCCCTGGCTCTTCTTCACAGACTACGCACTGTTTAAGAGGGTTTTGTGGGGACCTGTCACGGCCTACCAGTACCGCTTGATGGGACCAGGGAAATGGGAAGGAGCCCGCAGGGCAATATTCACCCAGTTTGACCGCATGTACCAGCCCCTAAAAACCAGACAG CTGGTGGAGCAAGAGCCCTCAAATTCTGGCCGCCTGATTAAGCTGAGCCTGACCCTCATGGCCGGAGGAGCTGCTGCCTACTACGTCCATGTGCACAACCCAACCACCATCTCCACCCTGCTGTCCAAGCTCCATCCACATACAGTCTGA